TCCAAATTGAAACCTATCACAATAAAAGAAGAAGCAATACATCAGCTAGAAAGAAGAATATATAATGAAAATATAGAACAATGCAAACTTTCAGACTTAAGTAGCGATCTTTTAGCGAGTAATGCAATCACTTTTAACAAAAATAATAATTTTTATATGTAATAATGGTTTACAATATATTCTTTTTAATGTAAAATAAAGTTAACAAAAATAGCGACAAATTGATCAGGTTCTATAATTGTGCCTATTTTTAAAACAATAATATTGAAAACTCTCTATTTCAAGTAGAGAGTTTTTTTGCGTGTAAAAAAAGATTTAATGTGCCTATCATCTTATTAATCATTGATTTAGTTAGAAAGGAGGGAGGGGTTTGACTCCGCTACAATGGTTTTATACAGTTCTTGTTCCTATTAGTATTGTAGTAATAGCCGCTTTGTATTATTTAAACAGCCTATGACTACCCACCATAGGTGTTATGTAACAAGCCCTCATATTTACAAAAAGGTAAATAGAAAAACCCAAAAAAGTATAGGCAAAAAATAAGAGAGGATGATAAGAATGGAGATTTTTGTACAATCCAATGAATGGGTTAGAAAAATGTTTGAATCACGGTATACCATTTCTGAAACGATTAATAAAAATACAGATATCGTTGTAGTAGTTCGCTCGAATGAGCAGGACCCTAAAATTGTAAATGAAATTATTCAACAAACAGATGGAATAGTTCCGCTCTTTGTTATGACTGGAGCCGAAGATCAACTCGGAAAAGCATATGAAGAAACTGCGATGATAGCAGGTGTGCCTTCCGATTATATTATTAATGGGACAGATTGGAGAATGTCTAATGTGAAGGATATGTTAGAAGGGATCGAAAATCACCCTATACTGCCTGACCCAAAAGTATTTATGGAACATGAATCAATAAACATGGTTGAAGAAAATAAAAGTATTTCTGATATTTCAATAGAGCATTTGGATTTTCAAAATGTCTCAGCTTCTCAGATAGTTTCTATTGTTGGTTTTAATGGGGGAGTAGGTTTATCCACGGTAGCTACTTCTCTTTCTGCCTTTTATCATTCACGTGCACTAGCTACTAGAATTATAGATTTATCCTTTAGTTTTGACACTGCCCCACATTTTAACATGCAAAAAGAACAAGGGTTTCATGTTTCACCCTTTGGAGAAATTGCCTGCACTGAGTCACACCCTAAATTAATTTATCAAGCATTGCGGAGACCAGTCGATGTTATTGTAGTAGACTTACCACTCTGTTCTCCCTATGTTTCACAATTTATAGACATTTCTCAAAAAATAGTTGTTGTATTAAATCCGTCTGAGATCGATTATACGAAATTAAAAGGGAATATGGAAAAGTTGGACATGTCAAAAGTCATCATTTGTATGAACAAGGTAGATTCCTCTAAACCATTAAGGCAATCATTTATTTCTTTAATTGAGCAAGACTTTAATCAACCAATCATTTTAATTGAAGATTCAGATGAAGTGGCTTCTGCATACGCAAATAGAAACCCAGCTTATTCAAGGTATCCTTTTGAACAAGCGATGAATGCATTAGCACAAAAGCTTCAAATAGAGTAAAGGGGATGAATGGGAAATGATGAAAAAAAGGTTTGTTTTTATCATGATAGGATTAGTTTTTGCAACAATAGCGGGCTTTTTAGCTTATATGTACACTTTAGAAAATACAGAAACAAAGATGGTTTATGTATTTAATCAGAATATAGATAATAACCAACCTCTTCATCCAAATATGCTGACTGAAAAAGAACTTCCACTATCGGCAATTCCAACAGATGCTGTGTTTGAAAAAGCCAAGGTTTTGGGTAAGAGTGTAAAGGGATATGTATTTGAAGATGCAGTACTTCGTTCTGCGATGTTAGTAGATACTTCAAAGACAGCAATGTCTGGCAAGTTGTTAGAGAAAGGCGATGCTAATACGAGAGCCATTGCGCTCCCTGTGAATATTGATACTACAGTTGGTGGCAGTATTAAAACAGGAGATTTCATAGATTTATACATATTGGATAACAACATCAAAAGTTCAGTGAAACTAGCTGAAGCTGTAGAGGTCATTAAGGGAGTTTCCAACAAAAGTTCAGCAAATGATTTAAATAATAAATCTATCATATTATCTTTGCCAGTTGATATTGTAGATGAATATGCAGATTATATGGCAAGTGGAGCAAAAGATTTTATCGCTTTAAGACCACTCGGAGATGATGGAAGTCATATCATTGTATCAGAAAAAGTAGAGCTTTCAGAGGTTTTAGCTGACGAAGAAATGGAAGTGGGGGGAAGCATTCATTGAATATATTATTATGTGGTGACTCCTTGTTTGTGAAAGATTTAATGACCAAACTTCAAGAAAATCAATATAAGGTTGCTGCAATTGGTACAACAGCTTCCCAATCAGCCCATCTTTTA
The window above is part of the Chengkuizengella sp. SCS-71B genome. Proteins encoded here:
- a CDS encoding Flp pilus assembly protein CpaB — protein: MMKKRFVFIMIGLVFATIAGFLAYMYTLENTETKMVYVFNQNIDNNQPLHPNMLTEKELPLSAIPTDAVFEKAKVLGKSVKGYVFEDAVLRSAMLVDTSKTAMSGKLLEKGDANTRAIALPVNIDTTVGGSIKTGDFIDLYILDNNIKSSVKLAEAVEVIKGVSNKSSANDLNNKSIILSLPVDIVDEYADYMASGAKDFIALRPLGDDGSHIIVSEKVELSEVLADEEMEVGGSIH